AGGCAAGATCAGCAACAGTCGTTTGGGAATGTGATGTATtgttgtgatttgttttattttcaaggAATTTTACATCCTATAGGTTGGTGGAAATTGGCTTGGTTCAACAAAAGTTGCCAAGTTAAGATCTTTTTAGATGGTTCTTCAGATAATCAGATTAGACCAGTTCATTGTTTTAGATCAGCATGGACAGGAAATTCAGACTTTTTTTGTGCTCAGTACACAACCTTGTCTTCAGCACTACTATAAAAAATATGCATCCTAAGTAAATTTACTTAGACTTCATCTACATTACTCTGTCAAAAGCTTCTCAAAGAATGAACTTTACTTCCCCTTAACTTCTCATTCCCAAGAAACTGCTGGGTAAATATGAGAAGGACGTTTAAACTAAACTAGAAGTAATTTTTTGACGGTGTCAGGAGAGAGTTCTCATTACTGGTTAATCTGAGAAGGACGTGAAAACTAAATTATTcaggtcaatttttttttttaccgtgcAGTGAGAGAAAGACCTCGCAATGGAAACTTGCAAAGAAGCTAGGAGCAGTTGCCACCCACACTGCAGAATTTTTCAAAAGTAATGTAAGTAAAATcacaaacaaatgtctctttagTTTGGTATAAGCAAAGGCGAAACCCCATTCTCACAGAAAAGGATAGTTCTCTGGAAGAAACATACAGGAAATTCACTTAACTTTCTTTCTTGTATAACAGGTCTATAGAAACAACCTGATCCCAGCGCTGAGCATATCAGCATATGTAATGACCGAATGAACCATGTTTTGAGTCACAAGCTTGCAATACCTAACGATCCGATTCTCCTGCCGAACATTTGGTAGAAACGTTGTTACTGAGTGACAGCAAGAACCGCATTTGGGAACAAAAGTTTCTTATCATATTATGTGGGGGATGTCATTTACACCCTGTTACAACATATACgaaagtgcaatttactctcTTTTTTGTTGACGTGTTGCAACTGGCGATAGAAAGAAGTGGCACTGAAACTTGCAAAGACGGAGCAGCACGctgtaaaattttcaaaaaaagttGATTCCATATGAACAAAATGTAAGTACATTCACGAGCCATTGTTTCTTCAGTGTGGTATAAGTTGATTCCATATGAACAAAAGGCGAAACCCATTCTGACAGAAATGGAGAGTTCTTTGAAGGAAACGTCCAGGAAATTCTGTAACATTCTTTCTGAGTTCAAGTCTAAAAATAACCTGGTCCTTGCGCTCAGCATCTGGAGCAAACTATCTTTTGTGACTCATCACAACTTACGATACCTAACTATCCGATCCTCATCTCCTGCCGAACATTGGGAAGAATCGTTATTTATGAGTGACAACAAGAATTCGGAGTTTGCAACAACCAAAGTTTCTTGGTTCTGACAACGACTGCCAAAAACACTTACTTGATGCATGCTGCTAGCCTGTTTGAAATTCAGGTTTCCATCTGAATCAGATATTCAGAGGCCGGcctgtgtgtttagttcacaccaaaattagaagtttgattgaaattggaacgatgtgacggaaaaatcgaaagtttgtgtgtgtatgaaagttttgatgtaatagaaaagttgggagtttgaataaaaagtttggaactaaactcggcctaaatcATTTGACAGAGCACATATCTGCACTTTGAGGTTAGGGTTGCATTCACATAATTCTGCATTTTTCAGATCATGGAAGAGATAGAGCAAATCCCAACTTATTATCATTATGCATCGTGAGATACACGTAGCCGCACGCACGCGCCTTGTCCTTTATGAAATTCTGTGTCACAAATCTGAGTATTGTCAGTTGTCACGCCTGATGACAAAATGGCAAATGGCATATCGTAAAGCCTTGTTCGTTTAATAACTCCTATGAGAAAGGGATTAGGCGAGAGATTAGACGGACAAGACctaaaagagaaaagatatgAGTAATATTGATGAACCAAACAAATCATATATCATATTATATATGGCAAATAACAAGATGGTATAATATCTCCAAAAGAATGGCCTAAGCTACCGACAAAAATCCGAAAATATGAACAGTGGTAAGCGTTGATAGTTATGtcgatcttctcctcctcctcctcgccgtgatGATCTCGTGGAACGGCCGCTCCGGCACCGGGATGCACTTGACGGCCCACCCGATGGGCCACGACACGGCGGCAATGCCGACGCAGGCGCCCCACTGCCCCCACCCCAGCCTCTCCGTTCCGGCGAACTTGGTCAGCAACTCCACCATCACCACCTGCAGCGCCACCGTGACGGCGACGATGCCCAGGAACATCCTGttccggtgcacgccggcgaacACGTTCCTCCTCTCGATCTCCCTCGCGTTGAACTCGTTGAACACCTGGCACAGCACGAACGCGTTGAAGATCATCGTCCCGTTCGccctctcgccggcgccggcgccgccgaagccgcggTACTGGAGCGCCAGCAGCACGGCCACCTGGtacgccgcctgcgccgccagGTTGCGCCACATGGCGTTGCTGATCAGCGGCGCCGCGCGGCCGATGGGCGGGCGGCGCATCAGCCCCGCCGTCGGCGTGTCCGTGGCGAGCGCCAGCGCGCCCATGGTGTCCATGATCAGGTTCACCCACAGCAGCTGCACCGTGGTCAGCGGCATCCTGCCCGTGGTCACCGCCGACACGAAGTTGATGACGAGCGCCGCGACGTTGACGGTGAGCTGGAACTGGATGAACTTCTGGATGTTGTTGTACACGCAGCGGCCCCACcgcgtcgccgtcaccaccgtgTCGAAGTTGTCGTTGAGGATGACGATGTCGGAGCTCTCCTTGGCGACCTCGGTGCCCTGGACTCCCATGGAGAGGCCCACGTCGGCTTCTTTCAGCGCCGGCGCGTCGTTcgtgccgtcgccggtgacggCCACCACGTGGCCCTTCTGCTTCAGGCGCTGGACGAGCACCAGCTTGTCGAGTGGCAGCGACCGCGCCATGACGCGGATGTTGTCGACGATGGCGAGCTGCTCCTGCTCCGACATGGCGCGGAACTCGTGCCCCTCGatcacgacgccggcggcgtcgtcgtcgttgccggaGATGATGCCGCATTCCTTGGCGATGGCGCGAGCCGTGAGGACGTTGTCGCCGGTGACCATCTTGACGGCGATGCCTGCTTTGGTGCAAGCTTCGATGGCGGATTTTACCTCTGGTCTGCACGGGTCTTTCAGTCCGACGAAGCCCAGCAATGTCAGCCCCTCGTCGTCGATCTTGGCGttgtcgctgtcgccgccgtcgacgacttGCTTGTAGGCGAACGCGATGCAGcggaggctcgccgccgccatgtcgtTGATCACCTGCTCGAGCTTCCTCCTCTGCTCCACGCCGAGCTCGCGCGCGGCGCCGTCTGCGCCGACGTACACGGTGCACCTCGCGAGCACCATCTCGGCGGCGCCTTTCCAGTGCGCGGTCAccgcgccggtggcggcgtcgcggagcatCACGCCGCTGCGCTTCTTGTCGGAGTTGAACGCCTCGACGCGCACCACCTTGCATTTCCTCTTGAGCGCGTCGGCGTCCATGGGGAGCTCCTCCACCGCCCACGACAGCAGCGCCTTCTCCGTCGGGCTGCCGGTGATCTCCGGCGGCGACACGTTGTCCGGCTTGTACACGCTGCCCGTGGTGTTCAGCCCGGCGCCCTGGCAGAGCAACCTCACGACGCCGCCGTTCACCGCCGCGGCGGATCTTGGCCGGTCGGCGCCGACCCAGAACTCCGTCACCTTCATCTGGTTCAGCGTCAGCGTCCCGGTCTTGTCGGTGCAGATGGCGGTGACCGAGCCCATCGTCTCGCACGCCGACAGCCGCCGCACCAGCGCGTTCTCCCTCACCATCCTCTTCATGGAGAAGGCCAGCGTCAATGTCAcggcgagcgggaggccctcggggatggcgacgacgatgatggtgaCGGCTTGCTGGAAGATGCCGACGAGGCCGCTGAACACGGCGTTGAAGGTGACATTCCTCTTGTCGAACAGCGCGTTGCCCTGCTCGTCCCTGGTGCTGCCGGTGAAGTGCCTCGCCGTGAGCACGGCGAAGACGAGCACCGCGACGGCGATGCCGACCTTGCCGATGCTGGAGGTGAGCCCCTCGAGGCGCTCCTGGAGCGGCGTCGGGTCGGTGTTCTCCCTGGTGATGGTGCGCATCATCTCGCCCCACGCCGTGTCCGTCCCGACGGCGGTGACCACCATCTTGCCGTAGCCGTCGACCACCTTGACGCCGGAGGCGAGGAAGGGGCTCTTGACGGCGTCGACCTCGACGGGGTGCGGCTCGCCGGTCATGCTCGACTCGTCGACCTGCAGCGCGTGGCCGTCCAGGAACACGCCGTCGGCGGGGACGACGTCGCCGATCTTGAGCACCAccacgtcgccgacgacgacgtcgaatATGGACACCTCCtggcgccgcgcggcgcggaCGACGCTGACCATGATGTTCTCGGACTCCCGTGCCAGCTTGTCGAACCGCTTGCCCTGGCTGTGGTTGCTGACGGCGGAGACCGCGGCGACGAGGAACACGGCGAGGAAGATGCTGACGCCGTCGTACCAGCCGTCCTTGATGCCGTGCTCCTTGATGCCGAAGgcgagggagacggcggcgcagacGAGGAGCACGATGAGGAAGACGTCGGCGAGCGCGTCCCACACGTGGCGGAAGAACCCCTTGGGCTTGGGCTTCGGGTAGGTGTTCGATCCGAACGCCTTCTTGCGGCGCGCCACGTCGGCATCGTCGCCGCGGATGCCGCGCTCCGCGCCGGACGCCAGCACCgccgcgacgccggcgccgccgcccagaAGGCGGAAGCAGTCCTCCCGCTTGTTCTTGACGAGTCCCTTGAACGACTCATCATCTGCGGCGACAGTGAACGCCACGggtgcctcgccgtcgccgccggatgAGACGTCCAGCTCGCCTTCGTCGTGCACTTTGATCTCGACATAGGAGGGGTTCCGGCGCatgatgccggcggcggcggagaggacgcCGAGGCGCAGAAGCCTATGACACCCCCTGATGACGTTGGTGGCTTTCCGCCATTGCTTCTCCGGCCTCCACGCCTCtctcgacgtcgacgtcgacgtcgacggcgagcacCGCCGCCCGGAGCCGATGAAGTAGTCAGCGCACTCCATCCAGTACCCGATCCTGATCGATCAGGCGCTGCCGAATCAAGCGACCAACAAAGATGAATGGATCAAACTACTCACAATTTCGAGAAACACAAGCGATTACTCTCAAAGAAAATGGTCCAAGGATTTGCTGAATTGGTGCGAAACTGAATTTAATTGGTGGTGGAAGGATGGATTCCTATATGCCCCCTATATATATCACGGTTTAACAGAAGCTACCAAGAAGCTGCGAGGAAATCTGTAATGGAAATAACCTCCACTATTATTACTATGTCTGTTACAAAGATCAACCGTTTGTGAGTTAAAAATAGAAATTGTTGAACAGAATAAGGTTAGTAATTGGGAGGGAAGGTAACCAAGAGAAGTAACTAGAGGTAAATTTACCGTGTGTATTTTATTTACCATTTCATACAACCGTGTTTAGTACCATTTCGATCCAAATTATATTTAGCGCATTAAGAAAGGTAACTACGGGGTTTAAGGGTTTGACCAGAGAgatatccaaaatttaatcccCTAAATCTTATTTTAGGAAATCTGTAATGGAAATTTAAAGTATGATAATACCCTTCCCTCACCGAGATAGTCCATCTTTAAAATCCCATCTTGAAAATCTACTAACATAATCTTTACGCACGGATTGAGAACGTAGACTCTCCTAATGTGCAGAACTAAAAAAACTGAAGCTGGGAATTCTAAGGGATCGTTCGACAGGCCGTCTACAGGGGCTGCGCACAGTGAATGTGGCACTATTCAATTCATGTTGGCTGTGGGGCAACCGCGAAAGCATTCAGCATCTGAGCATGGCAACTGTTGGATTTGATTTATTAGAAATCCTCAATTTTGGGATTAGTATTTTGAGATTCTGTTGGTCATGCATTTACATTCTCGGCCAAAACTTACTGGTTTTCGTAAGATATTGACATCTCAATCTCGATTAGAAATTTAAggttttttgggacaaaatcctATATTCAGATCGAATTGAAAAATACTGTTCCTGtcattttttctgaaaaaatacTGGAAAATTTAAAAACAACTATTAATACTATggtttttgtaaaacttttttttttgagtggaAAGTTTTTGTAGAACTAAGTGGCATACGtacacgatttttttttttacaaaaaatgatacttcctccgtttcacaatgtaagtcattctagcataattcatatatatgtctatattcattagcatcaatatgaatatgtgatatgctagaatgacttacattgtgaaatggatggagtattgaATATTCTTTTCCATATTATTCCACACTTTCCTATTGGATTTTGAAGCAACCGATCGAATTTCGAGCAATAAATCCcctggtttattttttttaaaacctttGCCAGCTTAGCTGGTTTTATATTTCAGAAGATAAGCACTGTACAAATACCACCAATGGTGACAAGGGGAAAGACAGGGGGGAGGAGagcagaaaaaaggaaaattacaaCAAAGGATGAGAGGTTAAGGCGCTATTCTCGCAAGATATTTTGCCCCACATGCCGACCATGTATGTATTTCGTCCATTATTCTTGCCGTTAGTTGAGGGATTTGAAGTTCTTTATCTTTGAAAACTCGCATGTTCCTCTCGCACCAGATTTCCCAACTCAAGAGCATGTGCAGTGACTGCATCCCCTTACTTTGACATTTGCTTTGTTGCTTTGTTCTTGATTCCCA
Above is a window of Oryza sativa Japonica Group chromosome 10, ASM3414082v1 DNA encoding:
- the LOC4348639 gene encoding calcium-transporting ATPase 7, plasma membrane-type; the encoded protein is MECADYFIGSGRRCSPSTSTSTSREAWRPEKQWRKATNVIRGCHRLLRLGVLSAAAGIMRRNPSYVEIKVHDEGELDVSSGGDGEAPVAFTVAADDESFKGLVKNKREDCFRLLGGGAGVAAVLASGAERGIRGDDADVARRKKAFGSNTYPKPKPKGFFRHVWDALADVFLIVLLVCAAVSLAFGIKEHGIKDGWYDGVSIFLAVFLVAAVSAVSNHSQGKRFDKLARESENIMVSVVRAARRQEVSIFDVVVGDVVVLKIGDVVPADGVFLDGHALQVDESSMTGEPHPVEVDAVKSPFLASGVKVVDGYGKMVVTAVGTDTAWGEMMRTITRENTDPTPLQERLEGLTSSIGKVGIAVAVLVFAVLTARHFTGSTRDEQGNALFDKRNVTFNAVFSGLVGIFQQAVTIIVVAIPEGLPLAVTLTLAFSMKRMVRENALVRRLSACETMGSVTAICTDKTGTLTLNQMKVTEFWVGADRPRSAAAVNGGVVRLLCQGAGLNTTGSVYKPDNVSPPEITGSPTEKALLSWAVEELPMDADALKRKCKVVRVEAFNSDKKRSGVMLRDAATGAVTAHWKGAAEMVLARCTVYVGADGAARELGVEQRRKLEQVINDMAAASLRCIAFAYKQVVDGGDSDNAKIDDEGLTLLGFVGLKDPCRPEVKSAIEACTKAGIAVKMVTGDNVLTARAIAKECGIISGNDDDAAGVVIEGHEFRAMSEQEQLAIVDNIRVMARSLPLDKLVLVQRLKQKGHVVAVTGDGTNDAPALKEADVGLSMGVQGTEVAKESSDIVILNDNFDTVVTATRWGRCVYNNIQKFIQFQLTVNVAALVINFVSAVTTGRMPLTTVQLLWVNLIMDTMGALALATDTPTAGLMRRPPIGRAAPLISNAMWRNLAAQAAYQVAVLLALQYRGFGGAGAGERANGTMIFNAFVLCQVFNEFNAREIERRNVFAGVHRNRMFLGIVAVTVALQVVMVELLTKFAGTERLGWGQWGACVGIAAVSWPIGWAVKCIPVPERPFHEIITARRRRRRST